Within the Setaria viridis chromosome 3, Setaria_viridis_v4.0, whole genome shotgun sequence genome, the region TAGCAGGTTTGGCTGACTATTTTCATCACCCTTTTTAGCAACCTTACTCTGTTTCTTAGCTTATAACTGATTGTGATTTAATTACCAGTTCTCAATGGTTTAATCTTACCTGATAGGTAGTACTTCCTCTACTGGAGCTAAGGCTGTGGTTGAATTTAAGGGTGGGAATGAAACAATTCCGTTTATAGGGGTATGGTCATTCTTAAACTGGATCTATTTTCTTTCCTTGGCTGTGGCTATGACTGTGTTATCCCCACCTTTGTTTTTCAATACTCAATTCAAGCATACGtggtgaaagaaaaaaaaaagcatgaaaACAGGAAATGGAAGTGTTAGAATTTTCAGTGGTGTGCATCATATTTGTTCCCTGAAAAACATTGAGGAaactcattttatttttttaatgtaagCATTATCATTTCAACAGAACAGGGAAGCTGGGAGGATCACATCTTTGTATAGAGTGGGTGTTAATCCATTTAATGAATATTCTGGGTCTCACAACAATTTAAAGCCTGAAAGAGAAGAGGGTGAATTATCTCCTAATGGTGATTTTGAAGAGGAAAACTTTGGTGTTTTCCAAGTTGAAGCTTCAAATGGAACTTCTAAACTAAAGGAAGGTTCAGCCAGCAGACCTCTACAGGGTAGGCATAAGGAAGTTGTCAAGTTCACAAGCGAGAATCATGCTgatgcagatgatgaagctgaTGAGAGTGCCCAGCGGTCTACAGAGGATAGTGAAAATGCATCTGAGGCTGGTGAAGATGCCTCTGGCAGTGAATATGGTGGTGGCGAGGAGTTTTCTCGTGAAGAtcatgaggaagaagaggatgacatgGACCCTGATACTAAGGCCCAAAGTGAGGGTGGGGCAGAGATTACAGAGGCGCAAGATCTGGATGTAGGAATATCGCTGCCATTTTCAGAACGTTTGCACAGTACTGTTAAACCACTTTACAAGTATGTCGCCGCCACACTACAAAACCATGAAGATAAAGTTACAAATGTGTTTTATGGAAATGATTCGTTTTATGTTCTGTTCAGGCTCCATCAGGTTAGTTTCTTCAATAATCTTGCAGGGTTTGTCGTATGTGCCTATGTGGTCTTCTTGGCTAACTTGTATTGATTGCAGATCTTATATGAGAGAATATTGTCAGCTAAGACAAACTCTTCCACATCAGAAAAGAAGTGGAAGGCTTCAAAGGATGCAAATTCTCCAAATCAATATTCAAAGTAATATTCTCAAATCTCAATCCTCAGCCTTCATGGAAACATCGCCTGTTGTATACAGCTAATGTATTGTTAGTGCAGGTTTATCAGTGCACTATACAGCTTGCTTGATGGTTCTTCTGACAGCACCAAATTTGAAGATGACTGCCGCTCCATCATTGGGACTCAATCATACGTTCTCTTTACTTTAGATAAACTGATATTCAAAGTTGTGAAGCAGGCAAGTTGCGCATAGACCATATCTATTTTACCACATAATAGCTAGATTATTAACTTTTCTTTCCTATTCGTCTGCAGCTTCAAGTAATAGCATCTGATGAAATGGACAACAAGCTTCTCCAGCTTTATTTGTATGAAAATTCCAGGTCTCCTGGGAGGTTCCTTGATCTGGTATATCATGAAAATGCACGTGTCCTCCTCCATGATGAGAGCATATATCGGTTTGAATGCGTAAGTTCCATTTCAGAATCTTTATATTATATTTCTTGTGTCTTACGTAAATATACCTGCACTTTTTTACTTAGTGTACCATGCAATGTTTATCTGAAGAATCCTTGTATCTTACTACACatgagggaggggaggggcatcAATTATTTTGCACATTGCATGTTTGGATCTTCCCACTATGGATCACAGACACTTTCTTTTGCAATCTGCAGCATTCAAATCCTACAAGATTATCTGTTCAGCTCATGGAGTATGGGAATGAAAAACCTGAAGTGACTGCTGTCTCATATGATCCAACCTTTTCACAATATCTTTATAATGATTATCTGCCAAGTAGTTCAGATACCAAATTGGCTGATGATGTCTTCCTTAGGAGGTACTATCCTGGCATTATAATGGACCCCTCGATTTTAATTTCCATGTTCGCTTTCATGATTTTACATCTTTACTCCAGGAATAAGCGGAAGCAAGGGAGAAATGATGATTCCCCAGCTTCTCTGAAGACCATGGACAATGTCATGTTTTCCAATGGTCTTGAATGCAAGATATCTTGCAAAACCTCGAAGGTACATACAATTTGTACTGCATAATCTACAGTCACTCTTGCCTATTTTGTAGACACTACTGAGTACCGACTCCTTTCAATGTCTGCTGTCATTTTGACCATGGGGCTGCACTATTTTATCACCATCAGTATTTTTCAAGTGCCTAAGTATGATATCACATTTGCAGGTTTCCTATGTCCTTGATACTGAGGATTTCTTATTCCGTgtgagaaagaggaggagagctCCTTCTAGTGGAACCATGCCTGCAAAGGCAAATTTTGTGAAAGCTTACACTGTAAAATCACAAGAATTTCATAGATTTCTCTCCAGGCCGTAGGGTCTTGTAGCAGAATTATGGTAATTGTAATGGCATGTACAGTTGGGGAGTCTTATGAGTACAGTAGTTGGAGGAAGGGAAAATAGGCATTGTGGTCTTTGAACTCGGATGATTAAGTTCAAGTTCGTCCCTCAATTTTCAGATTGACCAATTTAGTTCCTCAACTTTCATTTTTTGTCAACCTCATCCTTATGTTGATGTGGTGCTTCAAATTAGCATGAGACTAGTGCTAAAAGTCATTTTTGCCCTTGACTCTTGTAGGTCAAGCATGTATGTGCTCATACTTCTTTAATACATGCACACAGCAGTATATTTTTTAACTACACAAAATAATATGATTTCTAAAAACCGTATCTAGTCATACTCTTTAAGTTATGCATGTGCTCATACGAATTTGATATGCTAAATGTATGTAATCAAACAAGTATGTACTCATATTATTTTGGTACATATACAATTTGATATGCTAAATGTATGTAATCAAACAAATATGTACTCATATTATTTTGGTACATATACAATTCAGTGTACGTACGCATGCTTTAAAATTGAAATTGACATGTACTCAGTACGGTATACATGCTCCACATATGTATTCATACTTTCTCGGTAAACACATATATActcatatttattttggatcataATTCTAAGGGTGGAAATTAAAGAGGGAAAGAAGGAGATAAGGGTATAAAAGACTTTTCGCATCAGTTTCATGCTAATATGGGGCTTCATATGAGCACAAAGGATGAGTTTGatcaaaaacaaaagttgagggactagatTGGTCAATATAGAAGTTGAGGGACTAACTTGACCCTCGCTGCAAAGTTTAAAGACTAAAATgcctattttgcaaaaaaggtACCGTTGTTGCTGATTTGTCACTTTACTGGAATATATGCTTGCGGCCCAATTACGGCAGCACTATTGATTTAATGATTATGTGTGGTTTAGCAATTACTCCAtccttccaaattgtaggtcgttttggtatttctagattcataattttttactttatatttagatatatattttgtatttagatatatatctagatgaatagtaaaagttatgaatgtAGAAGTGccgagaacggagggagtatgaacGTGTACTCCTGGGGGCGCTGGAGGTGAAACATATTTTTAAATACCGGAGAGTTATTTTTCCAAAACGTAATAAGCTCATTTTTTATCATCGAGTCTTGGATCATTTTTTACCATCGATGTCACATCCAAGACGTGTACAAATTGTGTGTCGACAGCAACTATTACTGCAGTGCGTGCTCTTAATGGAATGGAAGTACTAAACTGTGGCAACACAGGAGGGTACGTATAAAACAATGTGTAAGACGCGTCTAACTTAAGATTCAAATAACTTTTTCTGTAAAAAATAAACTTAATACGCAAATGGAACGCCATGGAAAAATCAAGGCGGCAGCGGTGACTCGGTGAGAGCACGAGGGAGGGGTAGTGCCGCACGAGAGGATACAGCTGCTCGGAACTACTGCACCCGGCGAGGCGGCGATCATGTTCTTGTACAGAAGGTGCTTCACATAAACACCAAATGAATCAAACTTAACAGAACAGATTGTTTTGTTGTCAACTGTACACGTGAAACTAATTTGATATCGTAGATGATGCTATACTAATACAAAGCCACCGACCCATGGCACGCTACCAAGAACGACGCTATGCGGCACACCTGTACTCTGAAAAGGCTATTCAGAGCTGGCAATGGAGGGCTGCATGCCAACACTCCCAAAATTAGGACGAGCAGGGCTCCCATTCTTACGCCCACACCACAAGTgacccctgcctccaccacTATAAAAACTTGCTTCAACTCCTCTTCAAAAGGCGACCACAGATCGATccgagtggagctaggaaaggcCTCTCGAAACCAATAAAGAGATCATGTCAGGCGACAAGATGCGTGTGGCCATGCTGAGCCTGGCCCTGGTGGGGTTGCTCCTCGCCGCGACCGCCTCCGCCAAGAACAACATCCATGTGCTGGGtgtcgacggcagcggcggtgagTCCGAAGGCCGAGTTGTCTACGCGGACTTGAAGCTGGCCAAGACCAGATCCGGCGGCGAGTCCGACGCGCCGGTGCCGGCACCGGCGCCAGCGCCAGGACCGAGTTCGAGCGACGATTAACCGTAGTTACATACTACTACACTTGCTACCATtgctacacacacacacacacacatccgGAGTACATTgtgtttctttgtttttcttgtaTGGTTCCCACTGTTTTTCTGTGTATTGATTGATTATCACGTTGCTTGTCTACCTTTTACGACATATTCCAATAATGTTGGAGGGTATACATACATGTTCGTGATGTTTGTGTATCTATAaagactatttttttttcaaaacacgaATACGCGTGCCCGTACTAGTCTAGGACTCTAACAATCCAAGTGATttcattattctttttttccttctataatTTACGAGCATGTACAGTGGGAGAGCTCAGAGGAGGTGCTTAGCGAAGAACAGGTATTTTTATTCACCATATGATTTGCACATGTGCTTAAAGGGTGGATAGGATGCTTAAGTTAATTTGCACCGGTGCTTAAGTGTGCTTGAGCCTATTTAAGCACAAGTTTGTATAGTAGAGAATCAAGGTAATTAATTATGGGCTGCTTGCGGAAACACATTTTTTATAGGTGGTTCCTTCATAAAACCACACGTGAAAATAGAATGAGTTCTAGATGAATTCACAGGTAGAAATGATTTCATAAAATCAAGTAAAAATCttgttatttttaaattaagTTGAGTTTAGTGATGGAATTTTGTGGAGGGATATATCATGGTTATCTTCATCTCTAGTAAAATTTATGAAATGATTGCAAACTTTGCAAAACTAGTAAATTAGAATATACACCATTAACACATATTCATCGATGAAGTATAGATATACAATAAATATTtgcatatatttttataatgtactATACATGGGGATGTACATGATATATCCCTCCATGAAATTAATTGCCAAAATCAATTTAATTAGATATTAATTAAGAAACAAATGTTTCTCAACTTTGGGAACCGTTTACAGAGGCGATTCACGTAAGAGTTGCATGTGAAAATGACATTTTCTCAGGAAGTTCCAGTCCGTCACTACTAATTGATTATGAACACCTACTAACTAATGATGAACACCGGAGGATCTCTTCTCCggtttccttctttttatcaTTTATCCTCTCATTTTCTTTCAGAGTGCATAGAAACACTCAGTATGTATGGAAATGGAAATAAGAATGGTGAagtttgggaggaaggggaaaaACAATAACGAAAATACATAAAGCTGAAAACGGGTGACGAAACTTTGTAGGGCTCAAAATGGCATAAAAACAATCGAAGCTTAGGTCCAAACAGGGCAAGCATTCAGCGATTTGCTTTTTTCTCTGCACgttcaaacttattttattggaaagaaaaagaagcttCCAATTTCAAGTTTGTATGCAAAAGTTGTGACTTGGAAACCGTAATTCGTATATTTCCCTCCCCCTTCCACGAGCTCCGCATGGCGGTGACGGGTGACCGTGAGGGGCACGACCGCAGGAGGACCCGTGAGATTATGCACGTTGGATAGAGATCCGGGCAGGCTTTTTCAGCGAGGCATGTAGGATCAAGAAGAGCACCAACGGCGTCACAGCGATCGATGGCCGACGGGACCTGGAATTCCAGACGCAGATTTCTGGTTGcatttgcttttttttaaaagtttttGGAATGGTTAATCACACAGGCGGTCTACTTAAGGAAACACATGTGAAAAATATCATTTTCAAGCTACTAGTTAATTGTTTACCGACCGAACTAGCCTGGTTTGCACATGAGTTAATTGTTTATACTGCGGGCAATGATtatgattttatttttcatggTTTTGGATCAAGTCAGTAAGACGAAATCAAGCTAGCATGAATTTCTGAAAATAAACCAAATGTTCGTTTCAAAATCTCCTTCCAactcctcctccccccccccccccctctctctctctaggccAATAAAAGTAGTTCCCCTGCAGTAACGGTGGGCGCTTAGCCTGTTAGGCCCACATGTAGGTGGGTGAGTCCCTATGTAGTTACTCGGATACAAGCCAATGGCAGCCACCACTTACGGGGCCTAATTTGCTGATCATGGCAAGTAAAGTATTCGCTGCTATGTGTCACGATGTTAACACTTATGAGTACGCATATGGCTACATTGGTATGGGGGTCTGAGATGACATATGCATATATGGATCACTTGCAGACATCACATTCCACTGCCGCTGCATCATCCTGGCACAAGTAGGAAAGCAGGGGATGAGTTACTCGACAAAACAAAATCTGCTGCTGCGCCGCACGTAAATGTGGCGACACTCGATGACACACCTCTTTGTTTTGCCCCGGACGGCGTCTCGCCTTGTGCTTGCATCGACATGGGGTCGGCGCCAGCCTAGCGACGCGGAGCATGTGCCGCAGCCTCGACTGCGCATGGTTGTAGATGCTGCAGCAACAAGATCATCCATGGATTAGATGAGCATGTGTttccttggtcaaaagaaagaaaatacaGCATGTTTGGTTCGTGGGACGGGATGGGACGGGACGGTACCTCAGCCTGTGCCTATTGCAGGACGCGAAGAACACCGATATGCCATTGAGTATGCCCCTGATGGCGCGGAAGATCTACGCTACACGCACTTGTTGTGTTATGTATTGCAGCATCAGCGTGATGagatgagaaaaacaaaacaaagttgTGTGCTGTGCAACCTGGGAGAAGAGATCGTTCCAGAGCGTCTTGATCTGCGACATGTCCAAGGCGCCCTGCTGCGCCTCCGACATGTGGTTGAGCTCGAAGATGCTGCTCATGGTCTCCCAGATGTCCTTGCCGAAGTTGTAGGTGGCCGAGAGCAGCGCGCCGGCGCAccccgccagcgccgccgcgccgcgcgccggcaGCATCGCCACCTGCAGCAGCGGACACAGGCACCCCGCCACGCTGTCCAGCACCATGTCGAACGGCGCCCACACCACCTCCGCCAGGTCCACCGCCAGCGCCCACGCCGGGGCCAGGCCCGACGCCACCAGCCCGCACACCTCCCCACAGGCGGCCAGCACGGGCCCCAGCGCCCCCGCCAGCGGCGCCGCCACGGTCCGGAgcaccgcccgcgccgcccgcagcagcgccgccagGCTCTGCAGGCACTTGCGGAGGTtgcggaggaagaggatggtgcCCAGGTACTGGATCCGGGTCACCATGTCCCACCTCTCGATCCAGCCGAAGAGCGGGCCGCAgatgcgcgccgccgcggactTGAGCAGCGGCACGTTCTTGTACAGGTCGTAGAAGCCGATGAGCAAGGTGGCGAGCGACGCCAGCAGGTAGAGGCTTCGCGCCAGCGGCCGCATCCACGGCCTGTACAGCTGGCACAGCAGCGGGTACGACTGAAAGAAGATCACCCACGGCGGGAGCCCGGACTCGAGCAGCGTCAGCAGCCGGATGTCCGACATGATGATCCTCCGGAGTTTCAGCGGCAGCAGGCTGTCCCGGAACCGGAGCAGGATCAGCGTGTCGCTGTACTGCGCCGGGGCCACGAACGGGGACTCGGCGCGCGCCCGCCGGGCCCtggccgacgccgacggcgagctCACGATGCCTTCGGCCTCCGACGAGTACCGGGGCCTGCTATGGTCCGGCTCTCCGCCGCCGgggacgtcgtcgtcgtcctcggagACGGCGCTGAGGGACGAGGACGAGCACGTCCGGCGCAGCGCGATGCCGCACTCCTCCAGCTGCTCGCTGGGGTCGGAGTGCGCGTGGAGGGCGGCGAGGTAGCCACGCAGGGCACGGGCCTCGGCGGCACGGCCGAGGAACCAGAGGTGGGTGCACCCGGCGGCCTGCTCCGCGCTGTAGAACTCCCACTTCTTCATGTACCGGGCCTCCAGCGCCAGGGACGTGTCGGAGAGCAGCTCGTTGAGGTAGTTGATGCCGTGCACGTCGCGCCACGACACCTCGAACACCAGGAACCCGTGCAGCGCGCGGCTCAGGTCCTCCGCCACCGCGAACCACCGCCGCATCGCgtcgctctcgccgccgccggacgcggccgaggcagcggcggccgccgccgccagggacgGGACCTGCTTGGCGCGCGAGTTCGCGAACGGAGACATCCTGTACTGCAATTGAACTGCTATCAGCTGATGCTTCGAtttggcggcggcagcggcgacgacgacgcggttTGTTACCTTGGTGACCATGAACTGCCACAGCCTCGCCGATCGCGACTGCTTGGTCGTGAGCCAAGGCTGGTTGTCCACCAGAATGAACACCTTCTTACTGAGCGGGGCGAAGTAGAGGAACGCCCGCGAGATGTAGGATTGAATGTCCCTGCACGCACGACGGCATTGGAATTCATTGTTCGTCGTCGATCATCCCTACGGATCATCTCGGTCAGAAACCAAACGAGAAGTTACCCAATCTGCAGGCCCGTCAAGGGGTAGATATCTGGCAAAGCCTCCATGTATGCTAGCTAGCCGTCGTACTGCTACCAGCCGGTCGATCCGGAGAAGAAGACGATGAAGAATAGATGCATGGCGCAATTAATTAAGAAAACAGAAAAAGCAACACATGCATGAACATCAACCAGATTAATTAGAGAGGAGACCAACCAACGGAACTGAGCATAATCCCTACGAGGATGCAAGACGCAGTGGGATATGGATCGGATCAGCAGGTCACATACCATGCATTTGGGGTTGGACGATCGccgagtgaagaagaagaagaagaaaaagatgatGATGGCGAAGATGAAGGTGCAGGCGGAGGAGAAACCAAAACCAAGTGCTAGCGCAGCTGGGCAGGGATGGAGAGGGGGTTGTCCTAAATTTGGGGTTCTCCAATCCACTCCGCTGCGCGCGAGAGAAGCACGACGGTCCACTCTTTGCTGCTCTTCTTTTGTTGTGTGTTTGGAACACAAGGGTCACAGGGACGCTTCATTTTATTTCATTCTTCGTCGTTTATTTTATTTCTACTACTGGTAACCATCTTAACTACTAGTATCACTTTTGTGTTCGTCGGAAATTCAATATGCTGAGTAAATTGCATCTACCGTATAACTACTTGTCAtgtgggtgcagattggtctGATAACttataaaatgctcaatctaatACAATAACTTGAGAGGTGGGTGCGGATTGATCCAATAatttgtaaaatatttaatttagtgcaataacttaATAAATTGGTGCATACAATCCAAATGTTAAAACGACAACGTAAGTAGATGGACACATGTGAATTTACTTCAAGTCAATCATTCTTAATATTtgttaataaaagttgttaatCATGACCATACTGTTACTTCTCATGTTACTTCTCAACTATGTAGATAACTATTTGTTCATTAGTTAAAattaaataatatttataattATGTCATTGGTATTACCAAAAGACTAAAGTCAAAAATAGGGATCCTAGAACCTCTAAGCTTTTGCTCATGTATTCAACATTTGTATACGAGCATgtttgtctcttttttttagCTTATTTTTACCTTTCTAAATAAGTACACGAGACTTTAAAAATATTTACGCTAATTCCTAAAAGATATTATTAATACGTATTAATATATTGTTTTTTAGCTAAACAATGTATAAAATCAAAGGTGTAAAAAACAGTGAGGTAAACTTATTAATATTGAATATGgaattaaatattcctaataaaaattaaattattgtataaaataattaatatgaAGGCATAACATTAATTTCCTAAATAAAGGTTTTCATCTTGACCAAATACATTGACATTGCGACATGAATATCAATGATCAAATAACGCTCAATAACTTGTTTTGATGTGAATATATAACTGATCCAACATTAGCAAATATGTTGTTCATTTTAACATTTGGACTGCGGATACACCAATTAtcaagttattgcactaaattgaaCATTTTACAAGTTATTGGATCAATCCGCACCCACCTGTCAAGTTATTGTATTAGAttaagcattttacaagttgttggacaaATATGCACCCACTTGACAAGTTGTTGTGTGGTAGGTGCAATTTACTCAAATATGTCACATACAGATTAAATTGGTCCTCATTCTGGAGTTGAAGGAGGAAACAAATTTTTGAGGAAGAAACTTAATTTCTTTATGCGGTTAATTCGTATCACGCGTACCCAAATGTTGAATGCAAATGAAAACCTATGATTTGTTTCTCGAATTTTGAGGAAATGTTGAATGCAAACCTATTTTATTTTGAGGGAATGAAAACCTATGATGTTGAAtgcaagaagaaaaaagtgaGGGGGGGATCAATTTCAGTTGATTCTTTTTGACAAAACAAGCACATTTTTTCCTACCATAAGATTGACTGGAAATATAATTGATGGCATCTTTCTCTCGTGTTTCTCACCGGATTTCTTGCTTTCCAGATATGCCAAAGAGTAACTATAATTACTGTAGCTTCTTCAGATGCTGCAGGAACAAAGTAAAAGACGGGAGAGTTCTGCTTTCCGGAAGTTATCTCACCCTTCCTACTTTTAGAATTTCGCTGTTTTCCACCCGTGGGGGCTACGGGTCGGGCGGGGTCGGGTTTAGGGCCCACGGGCCCCCGAAGTCCTCTCGTCCGTTAGGCGGCCGTTCAATATCTATCTGAGCCTAAGAAACAGCCCAGCCCATGTAACAGGCACAGCCGCACACTGGCGCAGCTTGCAGTGGGGCAGCCGCACGCCGATCTTCGCGGCACCGCCGCtgcgcctccgcccccgcctccacccTGAGCATCCCGACGGGCGAGGGCGGTGGAGACCAACCTGACTGGCACAGGAGACTACGGCGAGCCCTCCTCTCCCCCCGCGCCAACGTGTCCTTACAGCGACACAGCACCTGCGGctgctcgtcctcctccccaAGGTGAGCAACTGAGCGCCAACCCTAACTCCTGCCTTGTGGCCACTAGATATGCAAGCAGTTCTACTGAATGCTGAATCGTGATGTATGTGCAAGCAGTACTTGTATTAGTGATGTGCTGGATCTGGATGCCTGGATAGCACTGCATATAGGTACAGGGTGGTTCTGAAATGGTTACTCAATTCTGCTGTAAAATGTAACCATCTTAATCTGACATACTGACACAGTAAAGTGCAGCGAaagtcatttttttaaaaaaaaaatcttgtggCATACTTAGCTTTGTAGCAGGTCGATAGTGCCTCCAGCTAATGATATCTTTACTTCCTTTTCATCTTGATCTGAAGTTTGGAACTAGCAAGTGAGCAAGGATGCAATCTCGACTCTGGCACTAGTGGTTCTTATTCTGGAAGTTTGACTGTACGCCTTTGCTGGTCAAGAACTTGTATTTGGTGTTTGAATATTGAACTCTTGATGATCTGTTTGTTTCGTTCCTTTTGTAGCTTTGC harbors:
- the LOC117848993 gene encoding uncharacterized protein encodes the protein MVTKVTNRVVVAAAAAKSKHQLIAVQLQYRMSPFANSRAKQVPSLAAAAAAASAASGGGESDAMRRWFAVAEDLSRALHGFLVFEVSWRDVHGINYLNELLSDTSLALEARYMKKWEFYSAEQAAGCTHLWFLGRAAEARALRGYLAALHAHSDPSEQLEECGIALRRTCSSSSLSAVSEDDDDVPGGGEPDHSRPRYSSEAEGIVSSPSASARARRARAESPFVAPAQYSDTLILLRFRDSLLPLKLRRIIMSDIRLLTLLESGLPPWVIFFQSYPLLCQLYRPWMRPLARSLYLLASLATLLIGFYDLYKNVPLLKSAAARICGPLFGWIERWDMVTRIQYLGTILFLRNLRKCLQSLAALLRAARAVLRTVAAPLAGALGPVLAACGEVCGLVASGLAPAWALAVDLAEVVWAPFDMVLDSVAGCLCPLLQVAMLPARGAAALAGCAGALLSATYNFGKDIWETMSSIFELNHMSEAQQGALDMSQIKTLWNDLFSQIFRAIRGILNGISVFFASCNRHRLSIYNHAQSRLRHMLRVARLAPTPCRCKHKARRRPGQNKEVCHRVSPHLRAAQQQILFCRVTHPLLSYLCQDDAAAVECDVCK